A genomic region of Zea mays cultivar B73 chromosome 6, Zm-B73-REFERENCE-NAM-5.0, whole genome shotgun sequence contains the following coding sequences:
- the LOC100384790 gene encoding uncharacterized LOC100384790 — MLRSPSSLRLLLHLSRRLLSRNPLLPSSALSARPRFLSSSSSSTPGGAGWATYDPLSDSLSASAALSSASISDSEPPAVSDAWGVYDPVLGRIVKQGSPPPSSSITVEEDDEEGEEAGKLEEEKAGVKEKGKRRVTAVGVNDHVRWSSVAAARRPAGKGGKERSSYVCSNCGEGDSQWWGKCRHCNAMGTVDKYVGVAGPESGGVDVEWSHHIGRSWMPQKAKEVVPQSLQEVNKGVDQAQWRIPLWGSFGMEISRVLGGGIVPGSLILVGGDPGVGKSSLMLQLASNILEGFKAKESSPVVYVSGEESIEQIGNRADRMSITSSNLYLYSGTDIEDILDKIQPLSPRALIIDSIQTVYVRSFAGSAGNLSQVKECTSALLRFAKLTNIPVFLIGHVTKTGDIAGPRLLEHIVDVVLYMEGERCSSHRLLRSVKNRFGSADELGVFEMAEFGLQAVLNPSQMFLTEHDSDSEIMAGLAVAVILDGSRTFALEVQALCVSGYHRSGQVVGIPQSRADVIISVLIKQAGLKLQDNIVFLNVVSGFKLTETAGDLAIAASICSSFLEFPIPNDVAFIGEVGLGGELRTVPRMDKRVIAISKLGYKKCVVPKTSEKLLRPLDIDIEILPCSNLKQLINTVFRPQG, encoded by the exons ATGCTCCGCTCGCCTTCCTCCCTCCGCTTGCTTCTCCACCTCTCCCGCCGCCTCCTCTCCAGGAACCCTCTCCTCCCCAGCTCCGCGCTCTCCGCCCGCCCTCGCTTCCTCTCTTCGTCCTCCTCGTCCACCCCCGGCGGCGCAGGATGGGCCACCTACGACCCGCTCAGCGACAGCCTCAGCGCCTCCGCTGCGCTCTCTTCCGCCTCCATCTCCGATTCCGAGCCTCCCGCTGTGTCGGATGCCTGGGGCGTTTACGACCCCGTCTTGGGCCGCATCGTCAAGCAGGGGTCCCCACCTCCTTCGTCGTCCATCACCGtggaggaggacgacgaggagggGGAAGAGGCGGGAAAGCTCGAGGAGGAGAAGGCGGGCGTAAAGGAGAAGGGGAAGAGGCGGGTGACAGCGGTCGGCGTGAATGACCATGTCAGGTGGTCGTCGGTGGCGGCGGCGCGGAGGCCCGCTGGTAAGGGCGGCAAGGAGAGGAGCTCGTACGTGTGCAGCAACTGCGGGGAGGGCGATTCACAGTGGTGGGGCAAATGCCGCCACTGCAATGCGATGGGGACCGTTGACAAGTACGTAGGCGTAGCAGGGCCTGAGAGCGGTGGTGTCGATGTGGAGTGGTCGCACCACATCGGACGATCATGGATGCCCCAGAAGGCCAAGGAGGTGGTGCCACAGAGCCTTCAGGAGGTGAACAAGGGGGTCGATCAGGCACAGTGGCGCATACCTCT GTGGGGGAGTTTCGGGATGGAGATATCTCGAGTGCTTGGTGGTGGTATTGTTCCTG GCTCCTTGATTTTAGTCGGTGGGGATCCAGGTGTTGGCAAAAGTTCATTGATGTTACAG CTTGCTTCGAATATATTGGAGGGTTTCAAGGCCAAGGAGTCTTCTCCTGTTGTATATGTGTCTGGTGAGGAG AGTATTGAGCAAATTGGAAACAGGGCTGACCGGATGAGTATCACGTCCAGCAACTTGTACCTCTACTCTGGTACGGATATTGAG GATATCTTGGACAAAATTCAACCCCTCTCTCCAAGGGCTCTTATTATCGATTCGATTCAAACAGTTTATGTCAGATCATTTGCTGGAAGTGCTGGTAATTTGTCACAG GTCAAAGAATGTACCTCTGCCTTGTTACGATTTGCAAAGCTGACTAATATCCCAGTTTTCTTG ATTGGACATGTTACGAAAACTGGCGATATTGCTGGTCCTCGCCTCTTGGAGCACATAGTGGATGTTGTTCTGTATATGGAG GGAGAGAGGTGCTCATCCCATCGATTGTTGCGGTCAGTGAAGAACCGTTTTGGTTCAGCTGATGAG CTTGGTGTATTTGAGATGGCTGAATTTGGTCTGCAAGCTGTTCTGAATCCAAGCCAGATGTTCTTAACTGAGCATGACTCTGATTCTGAAATTATGGCTGGTCTTGCTGTAGCTGTTATTTTAGATGGATCTAGGACCTTTGCTCTTGAAGTTCAG GCATTGTGTGTTTCTGGTTATCATCGTTCTGGACAAGTAGTTGGTATACCACAAAGCAGGGCTGATGTCATAATCTCT GTCCTCATCAAGCAAGCAGGCCTAAAACTCCAGGATAAT ATTGTTTTTTTGAATGTTGTGAGTGGCTTCAAGTTGACTGAGACTGCAGGAGATCTGGCTATAGCAGCTTCAATTTGCAGCAG TTTCTTGGAATTTCCTATCCCAAATGACGTTGCATTTATTGGAGAGGTCGGCCTTGGTGGTGAACTTAGAACT